The following are encoded together in the Juglans microcarpa x Juglans regia isolate MS1-56 chromosome 2D, Jm3101_v1.0, whole genome shotgun sequence genome:
- the LOC121249519 gene encoding transcriptional regulator SUPERMAN-like gives MERPYLSSGTVKEKSCESNKFGFEEDHSCGTSWSAKHECYSCSFCNRKFRSAQALGGHMNVHRIERARLRLVASSVSESHNPNPKFKPYPTLDSSPSSSSEKFPPHRHHPLPSLSSPLSAPTSDEEKKLVIVPELDPPLSLRGKDIRNKKRIRGVLRFGELTGFAQIDEPKNVLREKGTVSLDLEIGLVKDRKQDVDLELRLGCF, from the coding sequence ATGGAGAGACCCTACTTGAGCAGTGGCACGGTGAAAGAAAAAAGCTGTGAATCCAACAAGTTTGGCTTTGAAGAAGATCATTCATGTGGAACGTCATGGTCTGCAAAACATGAGTGCTATTCATGTAGTTTTTGCAATAGGAAATTCAGGTCTGCTCAGGCTCTTGGGGGTCACATGAATGTTCATAGGATAGAGAGGGCAAGACTGAGATTGGTAGCTTCGTCAGTTTCTGAATCTCACAACCCTAATCCAAAATTTAAACCCTACCCTACTCTGGATTCTTCACCATCATCCTCTTCAGAGAAGTTCCCACCGCACAGACATCATCCCTTGCCTTCTTTATCTTCACCATTATCAGCTCCTACGTCTGATGAAGAGAAGAAACTGGTAATAGTACCTGAACTTGATCCTCCTTTGAGTCTACGAGGCAAGGATATTAGGAACAAGAAGCGGATCAGAGGTGTTCTACGGTTTGGAGAATTGACTGGTTTTGCGCAGATAGATGAACCCAAGAATGTTTTAAGGGAGAAAGGTACAGTTAGTTTGGACCTGGAGATAGGGTTAGTGAAAGATCGAAAGCAAGATGTGGATTTAGAGCTTCGACTTGGGTGCTTTTAG